From Fusarium musae strain F31 chromosome 8, whole genome shotgun sequence:
GATTTGAAACACTAACCATCCTGGCCCCTGCACAGCTCCCTGCGCCAAGGCAACTACCTCAACAAAGCAGGCCGCGCGCAAGAGACACCCTCGTCATCGCAACCGGGAGACCAGGCAGACGAAGCGGAATCTCAAGGATATTCGGGAGCGTCTTGAAAATGCTCGTGGGCGGTGTAACGTAGCCAAGGATGAAGCCGCGTCTTGTGAGAAAGAGATTACCAACTTGTTCCGGGGAATGAATGGCCGACGTGGTCTAGCAACGGTTCAAGCCGAGAAGGGATTCCGGGACGGGAAGCCTGAGGATGTCTAGGGCACAAGAGATCGGATAAGGCTAGCCTCATTGGTGGTCTAACAAACAAGCTCTGTCATTGATGTGCTGTCGCCTGGGGCTTTGCACTACGTGATCATCAGAATCCTACCCATACATCAACAAGTGTTTGGCATTTCACCTC
This genomic window contains:
- a CDS encoding hypothetical protein (EggNog:ENOG41) is translated as MGKCLSRPERHNTLPKRLYPAGTPDNEQASMYSHPNIMLQSNKSSRITTPCAKATTSTKQAARKRHPRHRNRETRQTKRNLKDIRERLENARGRCNVAKDEAASCEKEITNLFRGMNGRRGLATVQAEKGFRDGKPEDV